A genomic segment from Paralichthys olivaceus isolate ysfri-2021 chromosome 22, ASM2471397v2, whole genome shotgun sequence encodes:
- the gba2 gene encoding non-lysosomal glucosylceramidase produces MTTDWGEKSTADLMSRYDSKEMGCGVPNEGWRICLAHEFKEKRKPFQGTDVSLSNIWYHLGLGVRYLKWWYKKTQVDKKVPFIDMFGAQPLRQIYGAPLGGIGGGTITRGWRGEFCRWQLNPGMYQYKTVTANQFTVCLRRGGQTVYQQVLSVERPPTLQGWNWGYCGEYAFYHALYPRAWTVYHLPGQNVTLTCRQISPVIPHDYQDSSLPVAVFVWDIENKNDYDLDVSIMFTMVNGSGHKNDKSGGHWNEPFHLEKEGETVSGVLLHHCTTVNPYTLCIAAREQPDRKVSHQTAFSPKGTCSALWSDLITDGRLDSPTGSSPPTAKGETVAAALAMSCSVPAQSHNTLELCLAWDMPNITFGSREREHMRRYTRFFGTKGDASPSLSHYALTHYKQWERSIEEWQRPILQDSSLPSWYKSALFNELYFVADGGSVWTELGEDADVSGGVRSEDGGLPAQPAVVKEYGRFAYLEGQEYRMYNTYDVHFYASFALIMLWPKLALSVQYDIAGSVVQPDPTVRMHLMNGLCSPAKVKNVVPHDIGDPDDEPWQRVNAYLIHDTADWKDLNLKFVLQVYRDFHLTQDRQYLQDMWPICKAVMESESKFDLDGDGLIENSGYADQTYDGWPVTGPSAYCGGLWLASLCVMCKMARLVDNEETHQHYRDILDRGSAAFDKLLWNGKYYNYDSSGRELSNSVMSDQCAGHWFLRASGLGEGDFQAFPKEKIQSALKSVFDLNVMSFAGGQMGAVNGMRPEGVPDRSSVQSDEVWTGVVYGLAATMIHEGMRDEGMRTAEGCYRTVWERLGMAFQTPEAYCEKGIYRSLAYMRPLSIWAMQLALNTSQTIQTTSAPTGDTDGSRDTI; encoded by the exons ATGACTACAGACTGGGGTGAGAAGTCCACAGCGGACCTCATGAGTAGGTATGACTCCAAGGAAATGGGATGTGGAGTACCCAACGAGGGCTGGCGGATCTGTCTGGCTCACGAGTtcaaggaaaagagaaaacccTTTCAAGGAACAGATGTGTCGCTGTCCAACATCTGGTATCACCTCGGCCTCGGAGTCAG GTATCTAAAGTGGTGGTACAAGAAGACCCAGGTGGACAAGAAGGTTCCATTCATTGATATGTTCGGTGCCCAACCCCTGCGTCAAATATATG GTGCTCCACTTGGTGGTATTGGAGGAGGAACCATCACTAGAGGCTGGAGGGGGGAGTTCTGCAGATGGCAACTTAACCCGGGAATGTACCAGTACAAAACTGTCACAGCAAATCAG TTCACAGTTTGTTTGCGTCGAGGAGGACAAACAGTTTACCAGCAGGTGCTTTCTGTAGAGCGGCCGCCCACGTTACAAGGCTGGAACTGGGGCTACTGCGGGGAGTACGCCTTCTACCACGCCCTGTACCCTCGTGCCTGGACTGTCTACCACCTGCCAGGGCAGAATGTCACCCtgacctgcagacagatttcCCCTGTCATCCCCCACGACTACCAG GACTCCAGTCTCCCAGTGGCCGTGTTTGTGTGGGACATAGAGAACAAGAATGACTATGACCTAGACGTCTCCATCATGTTTACCATGGTCAATGGATCCGGGCACAAGAATGACAAGAGCGGAGGACACTGGAATGAACCTTTCCATCtggagaaggagggggagaCGGTATCTGGGGTCTTGTTGCATCACTGCACCACAGTGAACCCTTACACACTGTGCATCGCAGCCCGAGAGCAG CCTGACAGGAAGGTCAGTCACCAGACAGCGTTCAGTCCAAAGGGAACCTGCAGCGCTCTGTGGAGTGACCTCATCACTGATGGACGACTGGACTCTCCGACAG GTTCCAGCCCTCCGACCGCAAAGGGAGAGACGGTGGCAGCAGCGTTGGCGATGAGCTGCTCAGTGCCGGCTCAGAGCCATAACACCCTGGAGCTCTGTCTGGCCTGGGACATGCCCAATATCACTTTCGGCTCCAGAGAGAGGGAACACATGAG GAGATACACTCGTTTCTTTGGGACCAAAGGGGACGCGTCCCCCTCTCTCAGCCACTACGCTCTAACACATTACAAACAGTGGGAGAGGAGTATCGAGGAATGGCAGAGACCAATCCTGCAGGACAG TTCTCTACCCTCCTGGTATAAATCAGCCCTGTTCAACGAGCTGTACTTTGTGGCGGACGGAGGGTCAGTGTGGACGGAACTAGGAGAAGACGCAGACGTCAGTGGCGGCGTCCGCAGCGAGGACGGGGGGCTTCCAGCTCAGCCTGCTGTCGTCAAAGAGTACGGTCGTTTTGCCTACCTAGAAG GTCAAGAGTACAGAATGTACAACACATACGATGTGCACTTCTACGCTTCGTTTGCTCTCATCATGCTGTGGCCCAAACTTGCCTTGAGTGTGCAATATGATATTG CTGGCAGTGTGGTTCAGCCGGACCCAACAGTGAGGATGCACCTAATGAACGGGCTGTGTTCTCCTGCCAAGGTCAAGAATGTGGTGCCTCATGACATCGGTGACCCAG ATGATGAGCCTTGGCAGCGGGTGAATGCCTACCTCATTCATGACACTGCAGACTGGAAGGACTTGAACCTGAAGTTTGTCCTGCAGGTCTACAGGGACTTTCATCTCACCCAGGACAGACAGTACCTGCAGGACATGTGGCCCATCTGCAAG GCGGTGATGGAGTCGGAGTCCAAGTTTGACCTGGATGGAGATGGTCTTATAGAAAACTCTGGCTATGCAGACCAGACCTATGATGGCTGGCCAGTGACTGGACCAAG TGCGTACTGTGGTGGGCTGTGGTTGGCGTccctgtgtgtgatgtgtaaGATGGCCAGGCTGGTGGACAATGAGGAGACACACCAACATTACAGAGACATCTTAGACAGAGGCAGTGCTGCTTTTGACAAACTGCTGTGGAACG GAAAGTACTACAACTATGACAGCAGTGGGAGAGAACTTTCCAACAGTGTCATGTCTGACCAGTGTGCTGGCCACTGGTTTCTGAGAGCCTCTGGGCTGGGGGAGGGAGACTTCCAG gcttttccaaaagaaaaaatccAGAGTGCACTCAAATCCGTCTTTGACTTGAATGTAATGAGCTTTGCTGGAGGCCAGATGGGGGCAGTAAACGGCATGCGTCCTGAAGGAGTGCCAGACCGCTCCAGTGTCCAGTCAGATGAGGTCTGGACTGGAGTCGTGTATGGACTGGCAGCCACTATGATCCACGAG GGTATGCGGGATGAAGGCATGCGCACGGCAGAGGGCTGCTACCGCACCGTGTGGGAGAGACTCGGCATGGCGTTCCAGACTCCTGAAGCCTACTGTGAGAAGGGCATCTATCGCTCACTGGCTTACATGAGGCCCCTGAGCATTTGGGCGATGCAGCTGGCCCTAAATACTTCACAGACGATTCAGACCACATCAGCTCCAACTGGAGACACGGATGGGAGCAGGGACACAATTTGA